A section of the Amblyomma americanum isolate KBUSLIRL-KWMA chromosome 2, ASM5285725v1, whole genome shotgun sequence genome encodes:
- the LOC144119832 gene encoding evasin P546-like: MSCQYDNYGTDTCPFPVLGNKSLKTKSVGCRQECNGGIQTIDDGSPCYVIDRDVWERMVPLLWHNCPLGECEKGVCVDQHKKETCMKGKGEKK; this comes from the exons ATGTCCTGCC AATACGATAACTATGGTACTGACACATGCCCCTTCCCAGTACTTGGGAACAAAAGCCTCAAGACG AAATCAGTTGGCTGCCGTCAGGAATGCAACGGTGGCATCCAGACCATAGACGATGGCTCACCTTGCTAT GTGATTGACAGAGACGTCTGGGAGAGGATGGTGCCACTGTTGTGGCACAACTGCCCCCTTGGAGAGTGCGAAAAAGGCGTCTGTGTAGACCAGCACAAAAAGGAAACTTGCATGAAGGGCAAAGGGGAGAAGAAATAA